A section of the Microtus ochrogaster isolate Prairie Vole_2 unplaced genomic scaffold, MicOch1.0 UNK69, whole genome shotgun sequence genome encodes:
- the Mutyh gene encoding adenine DNA glycosylase, giving the protein MKKLRASVRSHRKQPANPKKRGKCARSSSQAKLSAPDGQAKQKDEEFLQTSVCPYHLFRDMTDVMTFRRNLLSWYDQEKRDLPWRRWVEEEANVDRRAYAVWVSEVMLQQTQVATVIDYYTRWMQKWPTLQDLASASLEEVNQLWSGLGYYSRGRRLQEGARKVVEELGGHVPRTAETLQQLLPGVGRYTAGAIASIAFGQVTGVLDGNVLRVLCRVRAIGADPSSSVVSGHLWSLAHQLVDPARPGDFNQAAMELGATVCTPQHPLCSQCPVQSLCQAYQRVEREKLSALPGSPDVEECALKTSQCQLCLPSTKPWDPSLGVANFPRKASRRPPREEHSATCVVEQPRTSGSPLILLVQRPDSGLLAGLWEFPSVTLEPSGQHQYKALLRELQSWSGPLPTTRPQHLGEVIHVFSHIKLTYQVYSLSLEGQTPATPAPPGARWLTWEEFHNAAVSTAMKKVFRMYEDHRRGTCRGSKRSRVSTPSSRKKPSRGQQVLDSFFQPNIPTDTPNSTAQ; this is encoded by the exons ATGAAGAAGCTACGAGCATCTGTCAGGAGTCACAGAAAGCAACCAGCCAACCccaagaaaaggggaaaatgtgcCCGCAGTAGCAGCCAGGCCAAGCTTTCTGCCCCTGATG GCCAGGCCAAGCAGAAGGATGAAGAATTCCTGCAGACCTCTGTCTGCCCATACCATCTGTTCAGAGACATGACTGATGTCATGACGTTCCGAAGGAACTTGCTCAGCTGGTATGACCAAGAGAAGCGGGACCTGCCTTGGAGAAGATGG GTAGAGGAGGAAGCCAACGTGGACAGGCGGGCCTATGCTG TATGGGTGTCAGAGGTTATGCTGCAGCAGACCCAGGTTGCTACGGTGATCGACTATTATACACGATGGATGCAG AAGTGGCCAACGCTTCAGGACCTGGCCAGTGCTTCCCTGGAG GAGGTGAACCAGCTCTGGTCTGGCCTGGGCTACTATTCTCGAGGCCGTCGGCTGCAGGAGGGAGCTAGGAAG GTGGTAGAGGAGCTAGGCGGTCATGTGCCACGAACAGCAGAGACCCTGCAGCAGCTCCTTCCTGGTGTGGGGCGCTACACAGCTGGAGCCATTGCTTCCATTGCCTTTGGCCAG GTAACTGGTGTGCTGGATGGGAATGTCTTACGGGTGCTGTGCCGAGTCCGCGCCATTGGTGCTGATCCCAGTAGCTCCGTTGTCTCTGGTCATCTCTG GAGCCTAGCCCATCAACTCGTGGATCCAGCCCGGCCTGGGGACTTCAATCAAGCAGCCATGGAGCTGGGGGCCACAGTGTGTACACCACAGCACCCTCTCTGCAGCCAGTGCCCTGTGCAGAGCCTATGCCAGGCGTACCAGAGG GTGGAGCGGGAAAAGCTCTCTGCCTTGCCAGGCAGTCCTGACGTAGAGGAGTGTG CTCTCAAGACTAGCCAGTGCCAGCTTTGCCTGCCTTCCACAAAACCCTGGGACCCCTCTCTGGGAGTGGCCAACTTTCCTCGCAAGGCCAGCCGCAGGCCTCCCAGGGAGGAGCACTCTGCCACTTGTGTTGTGGAGCAGCCCAGGACCAGCGGGAGTCCCCTCATTCTGCTGGTGCAGAGGCCTGACTCAG GTCTGCTGGCTGGACTCTGGGAGTTTCCATCTGTCACCCTGGAGCCCTCAGGCCAGCATCAGTACAAAGCCCTTCTGCGGGAACTGCAGAGCTGGTCCGGACCCCTCCCCACCACtcgtccccagcacctgggagag GTGATCCACGTCTTCTCTCACATCAAACTGACATATCAAGTATATAGTCTGTCCCTAGAGGGACAGACCCCAGCGACCCCTGCACCTCCTGGTGCTCGATGGTTGACTTGGGAGGAATTCCACAATGCAGCTGTCTCCACTGCCATGAAAAAG GTATTCCGCATGTATGAAGACCATCGGCGAGGCACCTGCAGG GGTTCTAAAAGGTCCCGCGTGTCTACTCCATCAAGCCGGAAAAAACCCAGCCGGGGGCAGCAAGTCCTGGATAGTTTCTTTCAGCCTAATattcccacagacacacccaacaGTACGGCCCAGTGA
- the Hpdl gene encoding 4-hydroxyphenylpyruvate dioxygenase-like protein: MAAHARHLCHVAFHVPAGQPLAKDLHRLFGFQPLAVREAGGWRQLALRSGDAVFLVNEGSGPGEPLYGLDPHHSVPSATNLCFDVEDVGAAARTLAARGCVVPVPPTSVRDAQGTAIYTVVSSPAGNLSFTLLQRTGYRGSFLPGFRQLPCTSGPGWVSHVDHLTLACTSGSSPTLRRWFHDCLGFRHLPLSPGEDPEQGLKVAAGSGRGGLRLTALQIPPDSTVPTLVLAESLPGLPNKQDQVVQFLARHGGPGLQHVGLYTPNIMEASEGMAKAGGRFLTPPEAYYQQPGKEEQIIAAGHKPSLLGRQGILLDGAKDTFLLQVFTKSLFAEDTFFLELIQRQGATGFGQNNIRALWQSVQEEAARAQGA, translated from the coding sequence ATGGCTGCGCACGCCCGCCATCTGTGCCATGTCGCTTTCCATGTGCCAGCTGGACAGCCCCTAGCGAAGGATCTACACCGCCTTTTCGGCTTCCAGCCCCTGGCGGTGCGGGAAGCCGGCGGCTGGAGACAGCTGGCCCTCCGCAGCGGAGACGCAGTCTTTCTAGTGAACGAGGGCTCGGGGCCGGGGGAGCCACTGTACGGCCTGGATCCGCACCACTCGGTGCCCAGCGCCACAAACCTGTGCTTCGACGTGGAAGATGTGGGCGCCGCGGCCCGGACGCTGGCGGCACGGGGCTGTGTGGTGCCGGTACCACCCACTAGCGTGAGGGATGCACAGGGCACAGCCATCTATACAGTGGTCAGCTCTCCGGCCGGTAACCTTAGCTTTACGTTGCTGCAACGCACTGGCTATCGCGGATCCTTCCTACCTGGATTCAGACAGCTGCCTTGCACGTCTGGCCCTGGCTGGGTCAGCCACGTGGACCACTTGACCTTGGCCTGCACCTCTGGCAGCTCCCCTACTCTTAGGCGGTGGTTCCACGACTGCCTAGGGTTTCGTCACTTGCCGCTGAGCCCAGGTGAGGATCCGGAGCAGGGCCTCAAGGTGGCTGCAGGGTCTGGGCGAGGGGGACTAAGGCTTACTGCCCTGCAGATCCCGCCTGACAGCACGGTTCCCACCCTCGTGCTGGCGGAGTCCCTACCGGGACTCCCCAACAAACAGGACCAGGTAGTGCAATTTCTAGCCCGGCACGGGGGGCCAGGCCTGCAGCATGTAGGACTGTACACTCCCAACATCATGGAAGCTTCTGAGGGGATGGCGAAGGCAGGAGGCCGGTTCCTAACCCCTCCTGAAGCTTACTATCAGCAGCCCGGCAAAGAGGAACAAATCATAGCTGCAGGGCACAAGCCCAGCCTTCTAGGACGGCAGGGGATTCTGCTAGATGGCGCTAAAGACACATTTTTGCTTCAGGTCTTTACCAAGTCCCTCTTCGCTGAGGACACCTTCTTTCTGGAGCTGATTCAGAGACAGGGGGCCACGGGCTTTGGCCAGAACAACATCCGGGCACTATGGCAGTCGGTGCAAGAGGAAGCTGCGAGGGCCCAGGGAGCCTAA